A genomic region of Alphaproteobacteria bacterium contains the following coding sequences:
- a CDS encoding helix-turn-helix domain-containing protein yields MVKKNKPTWLGTLIKLMDQEGYSPRSLSLAAKLNETAVRDMIAGRARFPRYDTIRALARALNTTPAYLMGDEGIKEQIRQGGIKKISDLDLLTEIITRVQEVSKELGITPGPEQFARIVSALYHHVATSEGQDVTKKELTTRVHAIFDYESTNSGKTLVVNRR; encoded by the coding sequence ATGGTTAAGAAAAATAAACCAACCTGGCTTGGAACCCTGATCAAACTGATGGATCAGGAAGGCTATAGCCCGCGCAGCCTTTCGCTTGCGGCCAAGCTGAACGAAACCGCTGTGCGCGATATGATAGCCGGCCGGGCCCGGTTCCCCCGCTACGATACGATCAGGGCGCTCGCCCGCGCTTTGAACACCACCCCGGCCTATCTGATGGGTGATGAAGGCATAAAAGAACAGATCCGGCAGGGCGGAATAAAAAAAATATCGGATCTCGATCTGTTAACCGAGATCATCACCCGCGTGCAGGAAGTTAGCAAAGAATTAGGTATAACGCCGGGCCCGGAACAGTTCGCCCGCATCGTCTCTGCGTTGTACCACCATGTTGCTACCAGCGAAGGGCAGGATGTGACCAAAAAAGAATTGACCACACGCGTGCACGCTATCTTTGATTACGAAAGCACGAACAGCGGAAAGACACTCGTGGTAAACAGGCGGTAA
- a CDS encoding phosphatase PAP2 family protein produces the protein MIKAPGKQALIAAALVTAAIVLLALFADRPLALMLKDFDQQNPGGLDLFRRLTELGNSKWYLWPTGLAALAGLGFTALMKHNPARQAQIRRIALACAFVFACVAVSGLLVDLLKIIFGRARPILLETEGVFAWAPFTASSRWASFPSGHSNTAFALAFALTMLWPRWRLLFGASAVLVASTRFIITAHFISDVVGGAIVAALTTCLIAAIFASRGWLPRPPP, from the coding sequence ATGATCAAAGCCCCCGGCAAACAAGCCCTGATAGCGGCCGCGCTGGTCACGGCCGCTATCGTGCTGCTCGCGCTGTTCGCGGACAGGCCGCTCGCGCTGATGCTGAAGGATTTCGACCAGCAAAACCCTGGCGGGCTCGATCTGTTCCGGCGGCTGACGGAGCTCGGCAATTCCAAATGGTATCTGTGGCCGACAGGGCTTGCCGCGCTTGCGGGCCTTGGTTTTACCGCGCTGATGAAGCACAATCCGGCACGGCAGGCGCAAATCCGGCGCATCGCGCTTGCTTGCGCCTTTGTCTTTGCCTGCGTCGCGGTCTCCGGCCTGCTGGTCGATTTGCTCAAAATCATATTCGGGCGGGCGCGGCCGATATTACTGGAAACCGAAGGGGTTTTCGCGTGGGCACCTTTTACGGCCAGCTCGCGCTGGGCTTCCTTTCCTTCGGGCCACAGCAACACCGCCTTCGCGCTCGCTTTCGCCCTCACGATGCTGTGGCCACGCTGGCGGCTTTTATTCGGTGCCTCGGCCGTGCTGGTGGCCTCGACCCGCTTTATCATTACCGCCCATTTCATCAGCGATGTTGTTGGCGGCGCGATCGTGGCCGCGCTCACGACCTGCCTGATCGCCGCCATTTTTGCCTCCCGCGGCTGGCTGCCGCGGCCGCCGCCATAG
- a CDS encoding glycosyltransferase family 39 protein: protein MNGTTTLPFGLCDGKGGRLSPLGYAALLFLCIVLYLPGFFTLPPTDRDESRFAQATKQMIESGNYTDIRYQDEARYQKPAGIYWLQAASVTLLSPGNLTNIWAYRIPSLLGVIAAVMLLAFFAARLIGARGGLAAGAIFACCFLIGVEARQAKTDAVLMLCITASQLLLMHAYTAHRAGKPVSLPAALLFWLALGAGILIKGPISALIAALTVITLAIADKGAAWLKQLRPLAGVPLALAVIAPWLIAITLYSGGTFIEESVGQDLLNKIWSGQARGIVPPGLHTLLGLVTFWPFSLLLLLALPALWQKRGEPAVRFCLAWALPTWIFYELIFTKLPHYVMPVFPAFALLAAMAWFGREPLAGAGAAVPRWYRRTAIALWAGATLALAALPVWLAWLDAKAAIYQDLALAIIALSAALIAVRRLMLNEAGQSAAALVICGVALSQALLGWTLPGLSQPWIAPRAMAAIEHYRPCPGKPTHIAVTGFGEPSMVFLAGTDTYRANSGVNAAIDTLHNPCALTLVEETRLPGYMSLLAGVNIVPEHLATIDGFNYNRGERVALHLFRNP, encoded by the coding sequence ATGAACGGCACCACCACCCTTCCTTTCGGCCTGTGTGACGGCAAAGGCGGCAGGCTTTCGCCGCTCGGTTATGCCGCGCTGCTGTTCCTTTGTATCGTGCTTTATCTGCCGGGCTTTTTCACGCTGCCGCCGACGGACCGCGATGAATCGCGCTTCGCGCAGGCAACCAAGCAGATGATCGAAAGCGGCAACTACACCGATATCCGCTATCAGGACGAAGCCCGCTACCAGAAACCCGCAGGAATTTATTGGCTGCAGGCCGCGAGCGTAACCCTGCTCAGCCCCGGCAATCTGACAAACATCTGGGCCTATCGCATACCTTCCCTGCTGGGCGTGATAGCGGCGGTTATGCTGCTCGCATTTTTCGCCGCACGGCTCATTGGCGCGCGTGGCGGGCTTGCCGCCGGGGCCATATTCGCTTGCTGTTTCCTTATCGGGGTTGAAGCGCGGCAAGCGAAGACGGATGCCGTGCTGATGCTGTGCATTACCGCGAGCCAGCTACTGCTCATGCATGCCTACACCGCGCACCGGGCCGGCAAACCTGTTTCGCTGCCCGCCGCGCTTTTATTCTGGCTCGCGCTCGGTGCGGGCATCCTCATCAAAGGCCCCATCAGTGCGCTGATCGCGGCGCTTACGGTTATTACGCTGGCGATCGCCGACAAAGGCGCTGCATGGCTGAAACAATTGCGCCCGCTTGCCGGGGTTCCGCTTGCGCTTGCGGTCATCGCGCCGTGGCTGATCGCCATCACGCTCTATAGCGGCGGTACGTTTATCGAAGAGTCGGTCGGGCAGGATCTGCTTAATAAAATCTGGTCGGGGCAGGCGCGCGGTATCGTGCCGCCGGGGCTGCACACGCTGCTCGGGCTCGTGACCTTCTGGCCTTTCTCGCTTCTGTTGCTGCTGGCGCTGCCCGCGCTTTGGCAAAAGCGGGGCGAACCGGCGGTCCGCTTCTGCCTGGCATGGGCTTTGCCGACATGGATCTTTTATGAACTGATCTTCACCAAGCTTCCGCATTACGTGATGCCGGTTTTCCCGGCCTTTGCCCTGCTTGCCGCCATGGCGTGGTTCGGGCGCGAACCGCTTGCGGGCGCCGGGGCCGCTGTGCCGCGCTGGTATCGCCGCACCGCCATCGCGCTGTGGGCCGGCGCCACGCTTGCGCTTGCCGCGCTGCCGGTGTGGCTGGCATGGCTTGATGCCAAGGCGGCGATATATCAGGATCTTGCACTCGCCATCATCGCGCTTTCGGCTGCCTTGATCGCAGTACGCAGGCTTATGCTGAACGAAGCGGGGCAAAGCGCCGCCGCGCTCGTGATCTGCGGCGTTGCGCTTTCACAAGCGCTGCTGGGCTGGACGCTTCCGGGGCTGAGCCAGCCATGGATCGCGCCGCGCGCGATGGCGGCGATCGAACATTACCGCCCCTGCCCGGGCAAACCGACGCATATCGCCGTTACAGGCTTTGGCGAACCCAGCATGGTTTTTCTTGCGGGCACCGATACCTACCGTGCCAACAGCGGCGTGAACGCCGCGATCGATACGCTTCACAACCCTTGCGCGCTTACATTGGTGGAAGAAACGCGCCTGCCCGGCTATATGAGTTTGCTGGCGGGCGTAAATATCGTGCCCGAACATCTGGCCACGATTGACGGTTTCAATTATAACCGTGGCGAGCGCGTTGCACTTCACCTGTTCCGGAACCCATGA
- a CDS encoding lipid A biosynthesis — protein sequence MSEIFQTIIDLWETHLTLWVAIGLLGQAMFTMRFLYQWVYSERVGKSVVPEAFWYFSMAGGAILLAYAIYRKDPVFILGQGTGLLIYTRNIYFIWREKFRLRAA from the coding sequence ATGAGCGAAATTTTCCAGACCATCATCGATTTATGGGAAACCCACCTGACCCTTTGGGTCGCCATCGGACTTTTGGGGCAAGCCATGTTCACCATGCGCTTTCTCTATCAGTGGGTGTACAGCGAACGCGTGGGCAAAAGCGTTGTGCCGGAAGCTTTCTGGTATTTCAGCATGGCGGGCGGCGCCATATTGCTAGCCTATGCCATCTACCGCAAAGACCCCGTCTTCATCCTTGGGCAAGGCACCGGGCTGCTGATCTACACTCGCAACATCTATTTCATCTGGCGCGAAAAATTCAGGCTCCGCGCCGCATAA
- the rodA gene encoding rod shape-determining protein RodA, producing the protein MRESHFSSDQLSIGGKLRAINWFLVLAIIAIGLIGVGLLYSVDGMAWDPWASQQLTRFIVGFVMMIMLALIDLRVWLRLAYPLYAFVLTLLIGVEIIGQVGMGAQRWISFGAFVIQPSELMKITLILVLARYFHALPMEDIGNPFKLVFPVLLALVPVGLVLMQPNLGTATLLLAAAGAIFFVAGVKWWKFAALGMIAGATLPIAWNFLHDYQKKRLMTFLDPDADPLGAGYNIMQSKIALGSGGLFGKGWGLGTQSQLQFLPEKHTDFIFVVLAEEFGMAGALVLLALYGLVLGLGLLIAIGSRSQFARLAAYGLTVNFFLYMCVNVLMVTGLIPVVGIPLPLVSYGGTAMLTLMIGFGILLSIGVHRDTRISRTGISEF; encoded by the coding sequence ATGCGCGAAAGCCACTTCAGCAGCGACCAACTCAGCATCGGCGGCAAGCTGCGCGCGATAAACTGGTTTCTTGTGCTCGCCATCATCGCCATCGGCCTGATCGGCGTTGGGTTGCTTTATTCGGTCGATGGCATGGCCTGGGACCCGTGGGCGAGCCAGCAACTGACGCGCTTTATCGTCGGCTTCGTCATGATGATTATGCTGGCGCTGATCGATCTGCGGGTGTGGTTGCGGCTCGCCTACCCGCTTTACGCCTTCGTGCTCACGCTGCTGATTGGGGTTGAGATCATCGGGCAGGTTGGCATGGGCGCGCAGCGCTGGATAAGCTTCGGCGCCTTCGTGATCCAGCCGTCGGAACTGATGAAGATCACGCTTATTCTTGTGCTCGCGCGCTATTTTCACGCGCTGCCGATGGAAGATATCGGCAACCCCTTCAAACTTGTGTTTCCCGTGCTGCTCGCGCTCGTGCCCGTCGGGCTTGTGCTGATGCAACCGAATCTCGGCACCGCCACGCTGCTGCTGGCCGCGGCGGGGGCGATCTTTTTCGTCGCCGGAGTCAAATGGTGGAAGTTCGCGGCGCTGGGCATGATCGCGGGCGCGACGCTGCCGATCGCGTGGAACTTTTTGCATGATTACCAGAAAAAACGCCTCATGACCTTCCTCGATCCGGATGCCGACCCGCTCGGCGCCGGCTATAACATCATGCAATCCAAGATCGCGCTCGGTTCCGGCGGGCTGTTCGGCAAGGGCTGGGGCCTTGGCACGCAAAGCCAGCTGCAATTTCTGCCCGAAAAACATACCGATTTTATCTTCGTCGTGCTCGCGGAAGAATTCGGGATGGCGGGCGCGCTGGTTTTGCTGGCGCTCTATGGGCTCGTGCTCGGACTCGGGTTGCTGATCGCCATCGGCAGCCGTAGCCAGTTCGCGCGCCTCGCAGCCTACGGCCTTACGGTCAACTTTTTTCTCTATATGTGCGTTAACGTTCTGATGGTGACGGGGCTGATCCCTGTGGTTGGCATCCCGCTGCCGCTGGTATCCTATGGCGGCACCGCAATGCTGACGCTGATGATCGGCTTCGGCATTCTGCTTAGCATCGGCGTACACCGCGATACCCGTATTTCCCGCACCGGCATCAGCGAGTTTTGA
- the zapE gene encoding cell division protein ZapE codes for MKQAILTDYERRIAAGELRPDPEHDGVLRALQNLSAALAGYAPPRGGFFARLIGKAAVPPRGLYIHGGVGRGKSMLMDMFFEHAPVARKRRVHFHQFMLEVHDWLHRQRQGGAIMADPLPRLAQETAHDAALLCFDEFHVGDIADAMILSRLFGALYDAGIVVVATSNWAPQDLYKDGLQRQRFLPFIDVLRAHMDIIHVTGTIDHRMARILGQQVYFTPLGPAATEKLAEAFTALASGAAPAEDELWVQQRRVHVPRAARGVAWFDFSELCGQPLGAADYLAIAQCYHTAILDGVPQLGPEQRNETVRFTTFIDALYENRAKLVMAAATAPENLCTDGPHAFAFQRTASRLMEMQAEDYIRSGHLSR; via the coding sequence ATGAAGCAGGCCATCCTAACAGATTATGAACGGCGGATCGCAGCGGGCGAGCTGCGCCCCGACCCCGAACATGACGGCGTATTGCGGGCGCTGCAAAACCTTTCCGCCGCGCTTGCGGGCTATGCGCCGCCACGCGGCGGGTTTTTCGCGCGCCTTATCGGCAAGGCCGCTGTGCCGCCGCGCGGGCTATATATTCATGGCGGGGTCGGGCGCGGCAAATCCATGCTGATGGATATGTTCTTCGAACACGCGCCGGTTGCGCGCAAACGGCGTGTACATTTTCACCAGTTTATGCTCGAGGTGCACGATTGGCTGCATCGCCAGCGGCAGGGCGGCGCGATCATGGCCGATCCGCTGCCCCGGTTGGCGCAGGAAACGGCACATGATGCTGCGCTGCTTTGCTTCGACGAATTTCATGTCGGCGATATCGCGGATGCGATGATCCTATCCCGGCTGTTCGGTGCACTCTATGATGCCGGGATCGTGGTGGTGGCGACATCGAACTGGGCGCCGCAAGATTTGTACAAGGACGGGCTGCAGCGGCAGCGTTTTTTGCCATTCATCGATGTGTTGCGGGCACATATGGATATTATCCACGTCACGGGCACGATCGATCACCGTATGGCGCGCATCCTCGGCCAGCAGGTTTATTTCACTCCGCTCGGGCCGGCGGCCACGGAGAAGTTGGCTGAAGCTTTTACCGCGCTGGCATCCGGCGCTGCGCCTGCGGAAGACGAACTGTGGGTACAGCAACGGCGCGTGCATGTGCCGCGCGCGGCGCGCGGTGTGGCCTGGTTTGATTTCAGCGAATTATGCGGCCAGCCGCTAGGCGCCGCGGATTATCTTGCGATCGCGCAGTGCTATCACACCGCTATTCTTGATGGCGTGCCGCAACTGGGGCCCGAACAGCGTAACGAAACCGTGCGCTTCACGACCTTCATCGACGCGCTTTATGAAAACCGCGCCAAGCTTGTGATGGCGGCGGCGACCGCGCCGGAAAATCTGTGCACCGACGGGCCGCACGCCTTTGCCTTCCAGCGCACGGCCAGCCGTCTGATGGAAATGCAGGCCGAAGATTACATCCGCAGCGGGCATCTTAGCCGCTAG
- a CDS encoding squalene/phytoene synthase family protein, translating to MPEPDTPLARLRAQDYERYLTCLFAPPGRQEALAALYGFNYEIARVAEQVSEPAIGMIRLQWWRDAITEIYEGKPPRAHETVAALAAAVKTHRLPQEPFQRLINAREADLSDTPPQRVQDFTAYAEATGATLGALAAAILEASETATAAAREAAAAYAITGMLRATAFFARQRRLLLPYDLLMRHHVMANSIFDLKPSHGLAAAVRELAALAETRLERCEALAAGLANPEQRAVLAALLPAALARQHLKAIGRQRHNVFAPRLSMRHPLCLPRLAWRALRGF from the coding sequence ATGCCGGAACCAGACACCCCCCTCGCTCGCCTGCGCGCCCAGGATTACGAACGCTACCTGACATGCCTGTTCGCCCCGCCCGGGCGGCAGGAAGCGCTGGCCGCGCTTTATGGCTTCAACTACGAAATCGCACGCGTGGCCGAACAGGTAAGCGAGCCCGCGATCGGTATGATCCGGCTGCAATGGTGGCGCGATGCCATCACCGAGATTTACGAAGGCAAGCCGCCGCGTGCCCATGAAACCGTTGCCGCGCTTGCCGCCGCCGTAAAAACTCATCGGCTGCCGCAGGAGCCGTTTCAGCGGCTGATCAACGCGCGCGAAGCCGATCTTTCCGATACCCCGCCCCAGCGCGTGCAGGATTTTACGGCCTATGCCGAAGCGACCGGCGCCACGCTTGGCGCATTGGCGGCCGCTATACTGGAAGCGAGCGAAACGGCAACTGCCGCCGCGCGCGAAGCTGCCGCCGCCTATGCCATCACGGGAATGCTGCGCGCCACCGCGTTTTTTGCCCGGCAGCGCCGTCTGTTGCTGCCCTATGATCTTTTGATGCGGCACCATGTGATGGCCAACAGCATCTTCGATCTCAAACCCTCCCATGGGCTGGCGGCCGCCGTGCGGGAACTCGCTGCCCTTGCGGAAACGAGGCTTGAAAGATGCGAAGCCCTCGCGGCCGGCCTGGCAAACCCCGAGCAGCGTGCGGTGCTTGCCGCGCTTTTGCCCGCCGCGCTGGCACGCCAGCATCTGAAGGCTATCGGGCGGCAGCGCCATAATGTCTTCGCGCCCCGGCTTTCCATGCGGCACCCGCTATGCCTGCCCCGCCTCGCTTGGCGTGCCTTGCGGGGCTTCTAG
- a CDS encoding redoxin domain-containing protein, which produces MTLMIGAPAPNFTGVAILPGGYVKTDFELDDHINARPAVLFFYSMNFSYVCPTELLALDVRMAEFDRRKCHVVAVSTDSYLSHQRWTEIAPERGGIGPVRFPIVADASREIARSYEVLVNGAVALRATFLIDRRGMLRHMQINDFPIGRNIDELLRTIDAMQHHEQTGRLCPGNWRSDEQGIEPTPESLIEWIKGHKAA; this is translated from the coding sequence ATGACGCTCATGATCGGCGCCCCGGCGCCCAATTTTACCGGCGTTGCCATTTTGCCTGGCGGGTATGTGAAGACCGATTTCGAACTGGACGACCATATCAACGCCCGTCCTGCCGTGCTGTTTTTCTACAGCATGAATTTTTCCTATGTATGCCCAACCGAATTACTGGCGCTTGATGTGCGCATGGCGGAATTTGATCGCCGCAAATGCCATGTCGTGGCCGTGAGCACCGACAGCTATCTTAGCCATCAGCGCTGGACGGAAATTGCGCCGGAGCGGGGCGGTATAGGCCCCGTGCGGTTCCCCATTGTCGCTGACGCCAGCCGTGAAATCGCGCGCAGCTATGAAGTGTTAGTCAACGGCGCTGTGGCACTGCGTGCGACTTTCCTGATCGATCGTCGCGGCATGCTGCGCCATATGCAAATTAACGATTTTCCGATTGGGCGGAACATCGATGAGTTGCTCCGCACTATCGATGCCATGCAACATCACGAGCAAACAGGCCGCCTGTGCCCCGGAAACTGGCGCAGCGACGAGCAGGGCATAGAGCCCACGCCGGAATCGTTAATTGAATGGATCAAGGGCCATAAGGCCGCCTAG
- the rpsD gene encoding 30S ribosomal protein S4 — translation MSKRQSAKYKIDRRLGVNLWGRPRSPINKREYRPGQHGQRRTKPTDFGIQLMAKQRLRGYYGNVGERQFRRYYQEAMRRKGNNAEILVQLLERRLDAVVYRMKFVPTVFAARQLVNHGHVTVNGKRVNIASYRVQDGDVVELRSKAKQMATVLAAAELAERDVPEYISVDHKEMKGTFVRAPEMNDVPYPVKMEPHLVIEFYSR, via the coding sequence ATGAGTAAGCGTCAAAGTGCAAAGTATAAGATTGACCGCCGTTTGGGTGTTAATCTTTGGGGCCGCCCCCGCAGCCCGATCAACAAGCGCGAATATCGCCCCGGCCAGCATGGCCAGCGCCGCACCAAGCCCACCGATTTCGGCATCCAGCTGATGGCGAAGCAGCGTCTGCGCGGCTATTACGGCAATGTGGGCGAACGTCAGTTCCGCCGCTATTATCAGGAAGCCATGCGCCGCAAGGGCAACAACGCAGAAATTCTGGTGCAGCTTCTCGAACGCCGCCTCGATGCCGTGGTGTATCGCATGAAGTTCGTGCCCACCGTTTTCGCCGCGCGCCAGCTGGTTAACCACGGCCACGTGACCGTGAACGGCAAGCGCGTCAACATCGCGTCATACCGGGTTCAGGATGGCGATGTGGTTGAGCTGCGTTCGAAGGCCAAGCAGATGGCCACCGTTCTGGCCGCCGCCGAGCTGGCCGAACGTGACGTGCCGGAATACATTTCGGTCGATCACAAGGAAATGAAGGGGACCTTCGTCCGTGCGCCGGAAATGAACGACGTGCCGTACCCCGTGAAGATGGAACCGCATCTGGTTATCGAATTCTATTCGCGCTAA
- the grxD gene encoding Grx4 family monothiol glutaredoxin — MNNPVFESIRNDIGSNDIVLFMKGTPAFPQCGFSATVVQVLSMLQVQFKGVDVLADPGLRQALKEFSNWPTFPQLYVKGELVGGCDIVKEMYQSGELQQLLKDKGVATAA; from the coding sequence ATGAATAACCCCGTATTCGAATCCATCCGCAACGACATCGGCAGCAACGATATTGTGCTGTTCATGAAAGGCACGCCCGCCTTCCCGCAGTGCGGCTTTTCCGCCACCGTGGTGCAGGTGCTTTCCATGCTGCAGGTGCAGTTCAAGGGCGTCGATGTGCTGGCCGATCCCGGCCTGCGCCAAGCCTTGAAGGAATTCAGCAACTGGCCCACCTTCCCTCAGCTTTACGTGAAGGGCGAGCTTGTGGGCGGCTGCGATATCGTCAAGGAAATGTACCAAAGCGGCGAGCTGCAGCAGCTTTTGAAAGACAAGGGTGTCGCCACGGCGGCCTGA
- a CDS encoding BolA/IbaG family iron-sulfur metabolism protein — protein MAMDANEIEQMIMAALPGAAVKITDLRGDGDHYAAEVSSSAFAGKSRVQQHQMVYAALQGKMGGQLHALALTTSVPQE, from the coding sequence ATGGCGATGGACGCAAACGAAATCGAGCAAATGATCATGGCTGCGCTGCCCGGCGCCGCCGTAAAGATCACCGATCTGCGCGGCGACGGCGACCATTACGCGGCCGAGGTTTCCAGCAGTGCTTTTGCCGGCAAATCGCGCGTGCAGCAGCACCAGATGGTCTATGCCGCACTTCAGGGCAAAATGGGCGGCCAGCTTCACGCGCTCGCGCTGACGACCAGCGTACCGCAGGAATAA
- the purL gene encoding phosphoribosylformylglycinamidine synthase subunit PurL, translating into MNAPPSLIDIAREHGMNQQEYAILLEILGREPSLTELGIASAMWSEHCSYKSSRIWLKKLPTKAPHVICGPGENAGVIDIGDGLAAIFKMESHNHPSYIEPYQGAATGVGGILRDVFTMGARPIANMNALRFGDPSHPKTKSLVAGVVAGIGGYGNCVGVPTVGGETNFHKSYNGNCLVNAMTVGIARADRIFYSAAAGVGNPVVYVGSKTGRDGIKGTSMASAEFSDDSETKRPTVQVGDPFVEKLLIEACLELMETEAIISIQDMGAAGLTSTSVEMAAKGGLGIELDLDKVPQRAKNMSAYEIMLSESQERMLIVLKPGHEKEAERIFNKWELDFSVIGTLTDTGRVVVKRNNKVEADLPVNKLVDQSPVYDRPWEPTPPQRVIATTECPLPAGKAATDILQQLMACPDLCSRSWIWEQYDSIIGSDTQQGPGGDAAVVRVRDSKKALAITTDCTPRYCAADPVEGGKQAVAETWRNLTAVGARPLAITDNMNFGNPEKPRIMGQFVGAIQGMADACTALAYPVVSGNCSLYNETSGDAILPAPAIGGVGLIDDVGKAVSASFKAADETIIVIGETKGHLGQTLYLREVHGKEDGAPPPVDLKAEKRNGDLVRGLIDRRLVTACHDTADGGLLVTIAEMALAGATGATLTPRPEQPAAFWFGEDQARYVVTASDPAPILEAAQAAGVHAQPVGTTGGNALSLADGSAIKLADLRKAHESWLPGFMKS; encoded by the coding sequence ATGAACGCACCGCCAAGCCTGATCGATATCGCCCGCGAACACGGTATGAACCAGCAGGAATACGCCATTCTGCTTGAAATCCTTGGCCGCGAGCCGAGCTTGACGGAACTCGGCATCGCTTCGGCCATGTGGTCGGAGCATTGCTCGTACAAATCATCCCGCATCTGGCTGAAAAAACTTCCGACCAAGGCGCCGCATGTTATCTGCGGCCCCGGCGAAAATGCGGGCGTGATCGATATCGGTGACGGGCTTGCGGCTATCTTCAAGATGGAAAGCCACAACCACCCTTCCTATATCGAACCTTATCAGGGCGCGGCGACCGGCGTCGGCGGCATTTTGCGCGACGTATTCACGATGGGCGCGCGCCCGATCGCAAACATGAATGCACTGCGCTTCGGCGATCCCTCGCACCCGAAAACGAAATCGCTGGTCGCGGGCGTGGTCGCGGGCATCGGCGGCTATGGCAACTGCGTCGGCGTACCCACGGTGGGGGGCGAAACCAATTTCCATAAAAGCTATAACGGCAACTGCCTCGTGAACGCGATGACGGTCGGCATCGCCCGCGCGGACCGGATTTTCTATTCGGCCGCCGCCGGGGTGGGCAACCCCGTGGTTTATGTCGGCTCCAAGACCGGGCGCGATGGCATCAAGGGCACTTCGATGGCATCGGCGGAATTCAGCGACGATTCGGAAACCAAGCGTCCCACGGTGCAGGTCGGCGACCCGTTCGTCGAAAAATTGCTGATTGAGGCATGCCTCGAGCTGATGGAAACCGAAGCGATTATCTCGATACAGGATATGGGCGCAGCCGGGCTGACCTCGACCTCCGTCGAAATGGCGGCCAAGGGCGGTCTCGGGATCGAGCTCGACCTCGATAAAGTGCCGCAGCGCGCCAAAAACATGAGCGCTTACGAAATCATGCTTTCCGAAAGCCAGGAACGCATGCTGATCGTGCTGAAGCCGGGGCACGAGAAGGAAGCCGAGCGCATCTTCAATAAGTGGGAACTCGATTTCTCGGTCATCGGCACGCTCACCGATACGGGCCGCGTTGTCGTTAAGCGCAACAACAAGGTCGAAGCCGATTTGCCTGTCAACAAGCTGGTCGATCAATCGCCGGTCTATGACCGCCCGTGGGAACCGACCCCGCCGCAGCGCGTGATCGCCACCACCGAATGCCCCCTGCCGGCCGGCAAGGCCGCAACGGATATTCTGCAGCAGCTTATGGCTTGCCCCGATCTTTGTTCCCGCAGCTGGATCTGGGAACAGTATGACAGCATCATCGGTTCCGATACGCAGCAAGGCCCGGGCGGCGATGCCGCCGTGGTGCGCGTGCGCGATAGCAAAAAAGCGCTGGCGATCACGACCGATTGCACGCCGCGCTATTGCGCGGCCGATCCGGTTGAGGGCGGCAAGCAGGCGGTGGCCGAAACATGGCGCAATCTTACCGCCGTTGGCGCACGGCCGCTGGCCATCACCGACAACATGAATTTCGGCAACCCGGAAAAACCGCGCATCATGGGGCAGTTCGTCGGCGCGATACAGGGCATGGCGGATGCGTGCACGGCGCTCGCTTATCCCGTCGTTTCCGGCAATTGCAGCCTTTATAACGAAACAAGCGGCGATGCGATTTTGCCTGCGCCCGCCATTGGCGGCGTTGGCTTGATCGATGATGTCGGCAAGGCGGTTTCCGCTTCCTTCAAGGCGGCGGATGAAACCATCATCGTTATCGGTGAAACCAAGGGCCATTTGGGGCAAACGCTTTACCTGCGCGAAGTGCACGGCAAGGAAGATGGTGCGCCGCCGCCGGTCGATCTGAAGGCCGAAAAGCGCAACGGCGATCTGGTGCGCGGCCTGATCGACCGTCGCCTTGTCACCGCCTGCCACGATACCGCCGATGGCGGCCTGCTTGTCACAATCGCGGAAATGGCGCTGGCCGGCGCGACAGGTGCCACGCTCACGCCCCGGCCCGAACAGCCCGCCGCCTTCTGGTTCGGGGAAGATCAGGCGCGCTATGTCGTCACGGCAAGCGACCCGGCGCCCATTCTGGAAGCCGCGCAGGCCGCGGGTGTGCATGCGCAGCCTGTTGGCACCACGGGGGGCAATGCGCTATCCTTGGCGGACGGCAGCGCTATCAAACTCGCGGATTTGCGCAAGGCGCACGAAAGCTGGCTGCCCGGCTTTATGAAATCATAG